ACATGAAGATAAGCCCCCTGAACATTTATGTTCCtctgcttctttttcttttcaccttctggcACACCTTCACCGTCACATGAATTCTTAAGTAGAGGCTCGGTGTGATCTGCATCATGTGCGTGGGAGTGTTGATCTCGGCTCGAAGGTCCCTCATTATGGTGATGGTGTCGGCTAACGCTAATTCCATGTATATGCGTATGCTCGCCATGGCCGTGCTCATGATCAGAATGGCTATGAGCATGTTCTTCATGATTATGGCCGTGTTCATGGCCATGGTCATGACCGTGGCTGTGGCCATGGCCGTGGCCATGATCATGACCTAGCAAGACTGCCATGATAAGGTTCACTACTAATCCAAATGCAGACACCACAAACATGAGGAAGCCTTGAACTTCACCTGTATCATGTATAAGACGAGCAATGGCTTCATAAACAAGGATCCCAGCTAGAAGCCATATCATTTGGATAGAAACTAATGCCCCGAGTATCTCGATTCTGAAAAACCCATAGGACTGGCGTGGATTAGCTTCCCATCCTGCTGCCCAGAGTGAAAACAAGGATATTGCAAAAGCTGCAACATCTGATAGTAGATGAGCAGCGTCTGTCAATATTGCCAGACTGTTGGCTTTAATACCACCAACAACCTCGACAGCCATAAAAATGATGCAGAGGACAACCGCGATGCAAAGTTTCCTCATGGATGCCGATCTCTCCTGTGCATCCTTAGACATGGTGTTAACATCTGAGAATCCACACGGTGCTGAACCACAGATTTTAGTCCCCTTTTCTTGAGCTGCCATGTCACA
The Nicotiana sylvestris chromosome 11, ASM39365v2, whole genome shotgun sequence DNA segment above includes these coding regions:
- the LOC104239432 gene encoding metal tolerance protein 1-like; translated protein: METQNLERGHVIEVRCDMAAQEKGTKICGSAPCGFSDVNTMSKDAQERSASMRKLCIAVVLCIIFMAVEVVGGIKANSLAILTDAAHLLSDVAAFAISLFSLWAAGWEANPRQSYGFFRIEILGALVSIQMIWLLAGILVYEAIARLIHDTGEVQGFLMFVVSAFGLVVNLIMAVLLGHDHGHGHGHSHGHDHGHEHGHNHEEHAHSHSDHEHGHGEHTHIHGISVSRHHHHNEGPSSRDQHSHAHDADHTEPLLKNSCDGEGVPEGEKKKKQRNINVQGAYLHVLGDSIQSIGVMIGGAIIWYKPEWKIIDLICTLIFSVIVLGTTIRMLRSILEVLMESTPREIDATRLEKGLCEMEDVVAIHELHIWAITVGKVLLACHVKIKPDADADTVLDKVIDYIKREYNISHVTIQIERE